The Streptomyces sp. P9-A4 genome contains a region encoding:
- a CDS encoding VOC family protein, whose translation MPSIALVTLVVRDYDEAVAFYTDALGFDLVEDTDRGSGNRWVVVRPPGAAGVGGLGNAGLLLARAKNESEQAAVGNQTGGRVGFFLHTDDFARDHARMAAAGVKFLEEPRHEPYGSVAVFEDLYGNRWDLLQPAA comes from the coding sequence ATGCCGTCCATCGCACTCGTCACCCTCGTCGTCCGTGACTACGACGAGGCCGTCGCCTTCTACACCGACGCCCTCGGCTTCGACCTGGTCGAGGACACCGACCGGGGCAGCGGCAACCGCTGGGTCGTGGTCCGTCCGCCCGGCGCCGCCGGGGTCGGCGGCCTCGGGAACGCGGGCCTCCTCCTGGCCCGCGCCAAGAACGAGTCCGAGCAGGCCGCCGTCGGCAACCAGACCGGCGGCCGGGTCGGCTTCTTCCTGCACACCGACGACTTCGCCCGCGACCACGCCCGGATGGCGGCGGCGGGCGTGAAGTTCCTGGAGGAGCCGCGCCACGAGCCGTACGGCTCCGTCGCCGTCTTCGAGGACCTGTACGGCAACCGCTGGGACCTGCTCCAGCCGGCCGCGTAG
- a CDS encoding nucleoside/nucleotide kinase family protein: MDPKQFERLAARARALVEPDGVRAARAGRAPVRRRVLGLAGAPGAGKSTLAERLVDRLDGLAVLVPMDGFHLAQAELERLGRAGRKGAPDTFDAAGYAALLARLRAPEPGTTVYAPAFDRTLEEPIAGAIPVGPEVPLIVTEGNYLLHDEGAWAAVLPLLDEAWYLDLDARHRVPRLVERHIRFGKDRAHAERWVHDSDEANARLIAHGRDRAQLVVTMSPYSG, from the coding sequence ATGGACCCGAAACAATTCGAGCGTCTGGCGGCCCGGGCGCGAGCCCTCGTGGAGCCGGACGGGGTACGGGCGGCTCGCGCCGGGCGGGCGCCCGTGAGGCGTCGGGTCCTGGGGCTCGCGGGCGCTCCCGGCGCCGGGAAGTCCACGCTCGCCGAGCGGCTCGTCGACCGCCTCGACGGGCTGGCGGTCCTCGTCCCCATGGACGGCTTCCACCTCGCGCAAGCCGAACTCGAACGCCTCGGCCGGGCCGGCAGGAAGGGCGCCCCCGACACCTTCGACGCCGCCGGATACGCGGCCCTCCTCGCCCGCCTGCGCGCCCCCGAACCCGGCACCACCGTCTACGCGCCGGCCTTCGACCGCACCCTGGAGGAACCGATCGCCGGGGCGATACCGGTCGGGCCCGAGGTCCCGCTGATCGTCACCGAGGGCAACTACCTGCTGCACGACGAGGGCGCCTGGGCCGCCGTACTGCCCCTCCTGGACGAGGCCTGGTACCTGGACCTGGACGCCCGCCACCGCGTCCCCCGGCTCGTCGAACGCCACATCCGCTTCGGCAAGGACCGCGCCCACGCGGAACGCTGGGTCCACGACTCCGACGAGGCGAACGCCCGCCTGATCGCCCACGGCAGGGACCGCGCCCAGCTGGTCGTGACGATGTCCCCGTACTCCGGCTGA
- a CDS encoding SDR family NAD(P)-dependent oxidoreductase, giving the protein MSEQTIALVTGANKGIGYEIAAGLGALGWRIGVGARDRQRRDTAVEKLRAAGTDAFGVPLDVADDASVAAAAELIADRAGGLDVLVNNAAITGGMPQTPTTVDPATVRVVVETNVIGVIRVTNAMLPMLRGSASPRIVNMSSSVGSLILQTTPGIDMGPVPAAYLASETFLNAVTVQYAKELSGTDILINSGCPGFTATDLNGFQGVRTPHQGAAIAIHLATLPDDGPTGGFFDDGGPVPW; this is encoded by the coding sequence ATGAGTGAACAGACGATCGCGCTGGTGACCGGTGCGAACAAAGGAATCGGATACGAGATCGCGGCGGGCCTGGGCGCCCTCGGCTGGCGAATCGGCGTGGGCGCGCGGGATCGACAGCGCCGCGACACCGCGGTGGAGAAGCTGCGGGCGGCCGGGACCGACGCGTTCGGCGTTCCGCTCGACGTGGCGGACGACGCGAGTGTGGCCGCCGCGGCCGAGCTGATCGCCGACCGCGCCGGAGGGCTCGACGTCCTGGTCAACAACGCCGCGATCACCGGCGGTATGCCGCAGACGCCCACCACGGTCGATCCCGCGACCGTACGAGTCGTCGTGGAAACCAACGTGATCGGGGTCATCCGCGTCACCAACGCGATGCTGCCCATGCTGCGCGGCTCGGCATCGCCGCGGATCGTGAACATGTCCAGCAGCGTCGGCTCGCTCATCCTGCAGACCACCCCCGGCATCGACATGGGCCCGGTTCCCGCCGCGTACTTGGCGTCCGAGACCTTCCTCAACGCCGTCACCGTCCAATATGCCAAGGAACTGAGCGGCACCGACATCCTGATCAACTCCGGCTGTCCCGGCTTCACCGCCACCGACCTCAACGGCTTCCAGGGCGTCCGCACTCCCCACCAGGGCGCGGCGATCGCGATTCACCTCGCGACCCTGCCCGACGACGGACCGACCGGCGGATTCTTCGACGACGGTGGACCGGTGCCCTGGTGA
- a CDS encoding LysR family transcriptional regulator: METRELRYFVAVAEELHFGRAAQRLAMAQPPLSRAIQQLERRLGVVLLHRTARAVALTEAGSVLLREARAALDAVEAAGRRTRRAAAEPHGVVLATKAGASSELLSKLLDAYAAEPGAVAVEVTLCGPGEQERLLRDGRADVALLQRPFDTTAGLDTEDLHTEQQVVVLPAGHPLADRPHMSMAEVTTLTDLPLPRWPRRGGGYQDGPGPRVRDHTQLFQLIALGRACAVVPESLRAHLRDDHATVPVPDAPAVTTVIAWPPHSRSTAVADLIRTATRL, from the coding sequence GTGGAGACACGGGAGTTGCGATACTTCGTCGCCGTCGCGGAGGAGTTGCACTTCGGGCGGGCGGCGCAGCGGCTCGCCATGGCGCAACCACCGCTGTCGCGGGCGATCCAGCAGCTTGAGCGGCGGCTCGGAGTGGTTCTGCTGCACCGTACTGCTCGCGCGGTCGCCCTGACCGAGGCCGGGTCGGTGCTTCTGCGGGAGGCCCGGGCCGCACTCGACGCGGTCGAAGCCGCCGGGCGCCGCACTCGCCGCGCGGCTGCCGAACCGCACGGTGTGGTGCTGGCCACGAAAGCCGGAGCGTCCAGCGAACTGTTGTCGAAGCTGCTGGACGCCTACGCCGCCGAGCCCGGCGCGGTCGCCGTCGAGGTGACGCTGTGCGGGCCCGGCGAGCAGGAGAGGCTGCTGCGCGACGGGCGTGCCGACGTCGCTCTGCTCCAGCGGCCCTTCGACACGACGGCCGGACTCGACACCGAGGACCTGCACACCGAACAGCAGGTCGTGGTCCTGCCCGCGGGGCACCCCTTGGCCGACCGGCCCCATATGTCGATGGCCGAGGTCACCACCCTGACGGACCTGCCCCTGCCACGCTGGCCCCGACGGGGCGGGGGCTATCAGGACGGACCTGGCCCGCGGGTGCGCGACCACACCCAGCTGTTCCAGCTGATCGCGCTCGGACGGGCCTGCGCGGTCGTGCCCGAGTCCCTCCGAGCCCACCTGCGCGACGATCACGCGACGGTGCCAGTGCCGGACGCACCGGCTGTCACGACCGTCATCGCCTGGCCACCCCACAGCAGATCCACAGCCGTCGCCGACCTCATCCGCACCGCGACACGCCTCTAG
- a CDS encoding dienelactone hydrolase family protein — protein sequence MTTITTRTVEYPADGLTMAGHLALPAGIDRRPAVLLGPEGTGLSDVERRRADALAELGYVALAFDLHGGRYLGDPEEMLARCMPLLSDPDRMRAIGHAALDVLRTEPRTDPDRIAAIGYGTGGAVGLELGRDGVNLRAIGTVNATTTGRPGEAARIRCPVWAGVGSEDPIMSSVQRNAFTAEMQAAGVDWRLTVYGGALHAFHHPPVDHPTVPGVGYHPQHAQRAWRDVVDLLAECLPVTEDLRA from the coding sequence ATGACGACGATCACGACGCGTACGGTCGAGTACCCGGCCGACGGTCTGACGATGGCCGGGCACCTCGCGCTCCCGGCCGGTATCGACCGCCGACCCGCGGTGCTGCTCGGACCGGAGGGCACGGGGCTCAGCGACGTCGAGCGCCGCCGGGCCGATGCTCTCGCCGAGCTGGGATACGTAGCGCTGGCCTTCGACCTTCACGGCGGGCGCTATTTGGGCGACCCCGAGGAGATGCTGGCCCGTTGCATGCCCCTGCTCTCTGATCCCGACCGGATGCGGGCCATCGGCCATGCGGCACTCGACGTGTTGCGCACCGAACCTCGGACCGACCCCGACCGGATCGCCGCCATCGGCTACGGCACCGGAGGCGCCGTCGGGCTGGAACTCGGGCGCGACGGCGTCAACCTGCGCGCGATCGGGACAGTCAACGCAACCACCACGGGCCGACCTGGCGAGGCAGCGCGCATTCGCTGCCCGGTGTGGGCCGGCGTCGGCTCGGAAGACCCGATCATGTCGTCGGTACAACGGAACGCGTTCACCGCCGAGATGCAGGCCGCAGGCGTCGACTGGCGCCTCACGGTCTACGGCGGCGCCTTGCACGCCTTCCACCACCCGCCGGTCGACCACCCCACGGTCCCCGGCGTCGGCTACCACCCACAGCACGCGCAGCGAGCCTGGCGCGACGTCGTCGACCTGCTCGCCGAGTGCCTGCCCGTGACGGAGGATCTGCGGGCATGA
- a CDS encoding RICIN domain-containing protein, producing the protein MAGTGHADPGDFIMKNMNSDKCLSVPAASTEFAYLNQFTCGGYADQYWYRQYVETDASGRAWYKIVNRHSGLCLSVDGASMDDYAWITQYPCGQPKPYPDQYWRQMDYDANTGGDHIRNRNSNKCLAILDGSKAEAAWAIQYSCGSWRDHYWKTT; encoded by the coding sequence TTGGCGGGCACCGGTCACGCCGACCCCGGCGACTTCATCATGAAGAACATGAACTCAGACAAATGCCTGTCCGTACCGGCTGCGTCGACGGAGTTCGCGTACCTCAACCAGTTCACGTGCGGTGGCTACGCCGACCAGTACTGGTACCGGCAGTACGTGGAAACCGACGCGAGCGGACGCGCCTGGTACAAGATCGTCAACCGGCACAGCGGGCTTTGCCTGTCGGTCGATGGTGCTTCCATGGACGACTACGCCTGGATCACGCAGTACCCGTGCGGGCAACCCAAGCCGTACCCGGACCAGTATTGGCGTCAAATGGATTACGACGCCAATACGGGTGGCGACCACATCAGGAACCGCAACAGCAACAAGTGCCTTGCGATCCTGGACGGGAGCAAGGCCGAGGCGGCCTGGGCGATCCAGTACTCGTGCGGAAGTTGGCGGGACCACTACTGGAAAACTACCTGA
- the serS gene encoding serine--tRNA ligase, whose protein sequence is MHDVRALLDPGNQAVRRLARRNHSLDLPGLESLHSRLLDRTRAAESLRSEAKGLAREVRASAGAGEEVSAAKERGRLLKHEIHRIESERDELRGELDELLLALPNLPLDSAPDGDSDAFAEELRRVGTPPVFSFEPTDHVALGERMGILDFAKGTRLSGPRFVVARDAGAALERALAALFLDLHTTRHGYVEYSVPFLVDRATMTGTGQLPKFADDLFATAVGDRELFLVPTAEVPLTNLYANEVIPREDLPLAMTAHTPCFRSEAGSYGRDTRGLIRLHQFSKVELVRICEADDSQRELESLLAHAEACLRELGLAYRVVALAAGDLGFSARFTYDIEVWMPGQNRYREISSVSDCGTFQSHRANIRTRDVEGRRAPVATLNGSGLPIGRTLAAVLEQGQQRDGSVVLPEALLPYLGFRVLSPEGKLLK, encoded by the coding sequence ATGCACGATGTGCGTGCCCTGCTCGACCCGGGCAACCAGGCGGTACGGCGACTCGCCCGCCGCAACCACTCACTGGACCTGCCCGGACTGGAATCGCTGCACTCCCGGCTGCTGGACCGGACCCGCGCGGCCGAGTCGCTGCGGTCGGAGGCCAAGGGCCTGGCAAGGGAGGTGCGCGCGAGCGCCGGGGCGGGTGAGGAGGTCTCCGCGGCCAAGGAGCGCGGGCGGCTGCTGAAGCACGAGATCCACCGGATCGAGTCCGAGCGCGACGAGCTGCGCGGAGAGCTGGACGAGCTGCTCCTCGCCCTTCCGAACCTTCCGCTCGACTCCGCCCCCGACGGCGACTCGGACGCGTTCGCCGAGGAGCTGCGCAGGGTCGGGACTCCTCCCGTCTTCTCCTTCGAGCCCACGGACCACGTCGCCCTCGGCGAGCGCATGGGGATCCTGGACTTCGCGAAGGGCACCAGGCTCTCGGGGCCGCGCTTCGTCGTCGCCCGCGATGCGGGTGCGGCACTGGAGCGCGCGCTCGCGGCGCTCTTCCTCGACCTGCACACCACCCGGCACGGCTACGTCGAGTACTCGGTGCCCTTCCTGGTCGATCGCGCGACCATGACCGGAACCGGACAGCTGCCCAAGTTCGCCGACGACCTCTTCGCCACAGCCGTCGGGGACCGCGAACTGTTCCTGGTCCCCACGGCCGAGGTGCCGCTCACCAATCTGTACGCGAACGAGGTCATCCCCCGGGAGGACCTGCCGCTGGCCATGACGGCCCACACACCGTGCTTCCGCTCCGAGGCCGGCTCCTACGGGCGGGACACGCGCGGGCTCATCCGGCTCCATCAGTTCAGCAAGGTCGAGTTGGTCCGCATCTGCGAAGCGGACGACTCGCAGCGCGAACTGGAATCCCTGCTCGCCCATGCGGAAGCCTGCCTCAGGGAACTGGGGCTGGCCTATCGGGTCGTCGCCCTCGCCGCCGGCGACCTCGGCTTCTCGGCTCGCTTCACCTACGACATCGAGGTCTGGATGCCCGGCCAGAACCGCTATCGCGAGATCTCCTCCGTCTCCGACTGCGGCACGTTCCAGAGCCACAGGGCCAATATCCGGACCAGGGACGTCGAGGGCAGGCGCGCGCCCGTGGCCACCCTCAACGGCTCCGGCCTGCCCATCGGCAGAACACTCGCGGCCGTCCTCGAACAGGGCCAGCAGCGGGACGGCTCCGTGGTCCTGCCCGAGGCGCTTCTCCCCTACCTCGGATTCCGCGTCCTCTCCCCGGAGGGGAAACTCCTGAAGTGA
- a CDS encoding methionine adenosyltransferase, which produces MMFIQTNVPTAGAVSIVERKGLGHPDTLADQLAEHLSQGYSRYTLEQFGVVLHHNFDKLALLGGSSEVRYGAGRMLDPVRVLVNGRAAHRCGEQTIPVEDIVGTAVVEFFEHRLPELGGHLAIEFNITGNASPGSVITDAGTTERSRWFAPKSAADLRERKVRLSNDTSLGTGWAPLNPFESFVRVLADTFSGAGDFTSAHPWCGSDVKVMGYADEHRADVVLCVPQKSAHVATRAEYLANKDVVLAECDRLARVHLPQLEVAFRLNARDIPEKDELYLTYTGSSIESGDEGVVGRGNRVNGLITPLRPMNMEGANGKNPVYHIGKLYNVAATRLAQRIHEETGEYAEVHLISATGQPLDRPWRVLVRLAAEDPQLDKIQRLTEEILAGFPALTDEFIGAGVLMS; this is translated from the coding sequence ATGATGTTCATTCAGACGAACGTGCCCACGGCCGGCGCCGTCTCCATCGTGGAGCGCAAGGGACTCGGCCATCCCGACACCCTCGCGGATCAACTCGCGGAGCACCTGTCCCAGGGCTACAGCCGGTACACCCTGGAGCAGTTCGGCGTGGTGCTGCACCACAACTTCGACAAGCTCGCCCTGCTGGGCGGATCCTCCGAGGTCAGATACGGTGCCGGGCGCATGCTCGACCCGGTCCGGGTCCTCGTCAACGGGCGTGCGGCCCACCGCTGCGGAGAGCAGACCATCCCCGTCGAGGACATCGTCGGGACGGCGGTCGTGGAGTTCTTCGAGCACCGGCTCCCGGAGCTGGGCGGCCACCTCGCCATCGAGTTCAACATCACCGGCAACGCCAGCCCGGGATCGGTGATCACCGATGCCGGTACGACCGAGCGGAGCAGGTGGTTCGCCCCGAAGTCGGCCGCGGACCTCCGTGAGCGGAAGGTCCGGCTCTCCAACGACACGTCGCTGGGCACCGGCTGGGCTCCGCTGAACCCCTTCGAGAGCTTCGTCCGCGTACTGGCGGACACCTTCTCCGGCGCCGGCGACTTCACCTCCGCCCACCCGTGGTGCGGATCCGACGTCAAGGTCATGGGCTACGCCGACGAGCACCGGGCCGACGTGGTGCTCTGCGTGCCGCAGAAGTCGGCGCACGTGGCCACGCGTGCGGAGTACCTCGCCAACAAGGACGTCGTCCTGGCCGAATGCGACCGACTGGCCCGGGTCCACCTCCCCCAGCTGGAGGTGGCCTTCCGGCTCAACGCGCGGGACATCCCGGAGAAGGACGAGCTGTACCTGACCTACACCGGCAGTTCGATCGAATCGGGCGACGAGGGCGTGGTCGGTAGGGGCAACAGGGTCAACGGCCTGATCACGCCCTTACGCCCGATGAACATGGAAGGCGCGAACGGCAAGAACCCCGTCTACCACATCGGCAAGCTCTACAACGTCGCGGCGACCCGCCTGGCACAACGGATCCACGAGGAGACCGGCGAGTACGCCGAGGTCCACCTGATCAGCGCCACCGGACAGCCGCTCGACCGGCCATGGCGCGTCCTGGTGCGGCTCGCCGCGGAGGACCCCCAGCTCGACAAGATCCAGCGGCTGACCGAGGAGATCCTCGCGGGATTCCCCGCCCTCACCGACGAGTTCATCGGCGCGGGCGTCCTGATGAGCTGA